In the genome of Flavobacterium panacagri, one region contains:
- the mfd gene encoding transcription-repair coupling factor has protein sequence MSKNALYTIYDNLPKAEQISKSLLEGNQIKMNLNGLLGSSVSFIIRSVFKKTELPFLIVLDNKEEAAYYLNDLEQMIGEQDVLFYPASFRRPYQVDETDNANVLLRAEVLNRINSRKKPAIIVTYPEALFEKVVTRQQLDKNTLKVALNDKISIDFINEVLFEYEFKRVDFITEPGEFSVRGGIVDVFSFSNDHPYRIEFFGNEVDSIRSFDVETQLSVETHKKITIIPNVENKVFQENRESFLDYIAEKTVLFIQNTDGLFSQLDKQFARAEEAFEKLSKEIKHATPEQLFLNQAAFIKRALDFSIVELASKPIFKTTKKYEFHIQPQPSFNKQFDLLLNNLSDNHFNGYKNYLFCSNETQAKRFHDIFESLDEANSENIRKQYNTVVLPLYQGFIDEENQITAYTDHQIFERYHKFNIKNGYSKKQNITLKELTALSVGDYVTHIDHGIGKFGGLQKIQVEGKTQEAIKLVYADNDIVYVSIHSLHKISKYNGKDGTPPKIYKLGSNAWKVLKQKTKARVKHIAFNLIQLYAKRRLEKGFQFAPDSYLQNELESSFIYEDTPDQTKSTAEVKADMESDRPMDRLVCGDVGFGKTEVAIRAAFKAVDNSKQVAVLVPTTILAYQHYRTFSERLKDMPVSIGYLNRFRTAKQKTQTLKDLAEGKLDIVIGTHQLVNKNVVFKDLGLLIVDEEQKFGVNVKDKLKTIAANVDTLTLTATPIPRTLQFSLMAARDLSVITTPPPNRYPIETNVVGFNEEIIRDAISYEIQRNGQVFFINNRIENIKEIAGMIQRLVPNARVGIGHGQMDGAKLEELMLGFMNGDFDVLVATTIIESGLDVPNANTIFINNANNFGLSDLHQMRGRVGRSNKKAFCYFICPPYSSMTEDARKRIQALEQFSELGSGFNIAMKDLEIRGAGDLLGGEQSGFINEIGFDTYQKIMNEAIEELKENEFKDLYPEENDIDTKEYVKDIQIDADFELLFPDEYINNVSERLVLYNELGAIKDEAGLKEYERKLIDRFGPLPKQATALLNSIRIKWIATKVGIEKLVLKQGKMIGYFVSDQQSDYYQSAKFRNVLNFVQKQSALCKMKEKQTVNGLRLLLTFENVKSIKRALELMELFEE, from the coding sequence TTGAGTAAAAACGCCTTATATACAATCTATGACAATCTGCCGAAAGCGGAGCAGATTTCTAAAAGTTTACTGGAAGGAAATCAGATCAAAATGAACCTTAACGGTTTGCTGGGATCTTCTGTTTCCTTTATAATCCGTTCCGTTTTTAAGAAAACAGAACTGCCTTTTTTAATTGTTTTAGACAACAAGGAAGAAGCGGCCTATTACCTAAACGATTTAGAGCAAATGATCGGAGAGCAGGATGTTTTGTTTTATCCCGCATCTTTCCGTCGTCCATATCAGGTTGATGAAACTGATAACGCGAACGTTTTGCTTCGTGCCGAGGTTTTAAACCGAATCAATTCTAGAAAAAAACCAGCCATAATTGTAACTTATCCAGAAGCGCTTTTTGAGAAAGTAGTAACACGCCAGCAGCTAGATAAAAACACTTTAAAAGTCGCTTTAAACGATAAAATTTCGATTGATTTTATCAACGAAGTTTTATTTGAATACGAATTTAAAAGAGTCGATTTTATTACAGAACCGGGTGAATTTTCGGTTCGTGGTGGAATTGTCGATGTCTTTTCTTTTTCAAACGATCATCCGTATAGAATTGAGTTTTTTGGAAACGAAGTAGACAGTATCAGAAGTTTTGATGTAGAAACACAGTTATCTGTCGAAACGCATAAGAAAATTACAATTATTCCAAATGTTGAAAACAAGGTATTTCAAGAAAACCGTGAAAGCTTTTTAGATTATATTGCGGAAAAAACAGTTCTTTTTATCCAAAATACCGACGGACTTTTTAGTCAGTTAGACAAACAATTTGCTAGGGCAGAAGAAGCTTTTGAGAAATTATCAAAAGAAATAAAACACGCAACCCCGGAACAATTATTCCTGAATCAGGCGGCGTTTATCAAGAGAGCTTTAGATTTTTCTATTGTAGAATTGGCTTCAAAACCAATTTTTAAGACAACAAAAAAATACGAATTTCATATTCAGCCTCAGCCATCATTCAATAAACAATTTGATTTACTGCTGAATAATCTGAGCGATAATCACTTTAACGGATACAAAAATTATCTGTTCTGTTCGAATGAAACACAGGCCAAACGTTTTCACGATATTTTTGAATCATTAGACGAAGCTAATTCAGAGAATATCCGTAAACAATATAATACCGTTGTATTGCCTTTATACCAAGGTTTTATTGATGAAGAAAATCAGATTACGGCTTATACCGATCATCAGATTTTTGAGCGTTATCATAAATTTAATATCAAAAACGGTTATTCTAAAAAACAGAATATTACCCTTAAAGAATTAACGGCACTTTCTGTAGGTGATTATGTAACGCATATCGATCACGGAATTGGGAAATTCGGCGGATTGCAGAAAATTCAGGTGGAAGGCAAAACACAAGAAGCCATAAAATTGGTTTATGCCGATAATGACATTGTGTATGTGAGTATTCACTCGCTTCATAAAATTTCGAAATACAACGGAAAAGACGGAACACCTCCAAAAATCTACAAATTAGGATCCAACGCTTGGAAAGTTTTAAAACAAAAAACCAAAGCGCGTGTTAAACATATTGCATTCAATTTGATTCAATTGTATGCCAAACGTCGTTTAGAAAAAGGCTTTCAGTTTGCGCCAGACAGTTATTTGCAAAACGAATTAGAAAGTTCGTTTATTTATGAAGATACTCCAGATCAAACCAAATCAACAGCAGAAGTAAAAGCTGATATGGAAAGCGATCGCCCAATGGATCGTTTGGTTTGCGGGGATGTTGGTTTCGGAAAAACAGAGGTTGCCATTCGAGCGGCTTTCAAAGCAGTTGATAACAGTAAACAAGTAGCTGTTTTGGTTCCTACTACGATTTTGGCGTATCAGCATTACAGAACTTTCTCAGAGCGTTTAAAAGATATGCCCGTTTCTATTGGCTATTTAAACCGATTTAGAACTGCAAAACAAAAAACACAGACTTTAAAAGACTTAGCAGAGGGAAAACTGGATATTGTTATTGGAACACATCAATTAGTAAATAAAAATGTAGTTTTTAAAGACTTAGGTTTATTAATTGTGGATGAAGAACAAAAGTTCGGAGTTAACGTAAAAGATAAATTAAAAACAATTGCAGCCAATGTTGATACCTTGACATTGACGGCAACACCAATTCCGAGAACGCTTCAATTCTCCTTAATGGCAGCACGAGATTTATCTGTAATTACAACACCTCCTCCAAATCGTTATCCAATTGAAACGAATGTGGTTGGTTTTAATGAAGAAATAATTCGTGACGCGATTTCGTATGAAATTCAGCGAAACGGACAGGTTTTCTTTATCAATAACCGAATTGAAAATATCAAGGAAATTGCTGGAATGATTCAGCGTTTGGTTCCAAATGCCAGAGTTGGAATTGGCCACGGACAAATGGACGGCGCCAAACTCGAAGAATTGATGTTAGGTTTTATGAATGGAGATTTTGATGTTTTGGTAGCCACAACAATCATCGAAAGTGGATTGGACGTTCCAAATGCCAATACGATTTTCATCAATAATGCCAATAATTTTGGACTGTCCGATCTGCATCAAATGCGCGGTCGTGTTGGGCGAAGCAATAAAAAAGCATTCTGTTATTTCATCTGTCCTCCTTATTCATCAATGACCGAAGATGCAAGAAAACGTATTCAAGCATTGGAACAGTTCAGCGAATTGGGAAGTGGTTTCAACATTGCCATGAAAGATCTTGAAATTCGTGGTGCTGGGGATTTATTAGGCGGAGAACAAAGTGGTTTCATTAATGAAATTGGTTTTGATACGTACCAAAAAATCATGAACGAAGCGATTGAAGAATTAAAGGAAAACGAATTCAAAGATTTATATCCGGAAGAAAATGATATTGATACCAAAGAATACGTAAAAGACATTCAAATCGATGCCGATTTTGAATTGTTATTTCCTGACGAATATATCAATAACGTTTCGGAACGTTTGGTTTTATACAACGAATTAGGCGCGATAAAAGACGAAGCTGGTTTAAAGGAGTATGAAAGAAAATTGATTGACCGTTTTGGGCCACTGCCAAAACAAGCGACTGCATTGTTAAACAGCATCAGAATAAAATGGATTGCAACAAAAGTCGGAATCGAGAAACTGGTTTTAAAACAAGGTAAAATGATTGGTTATTTTGTTTCAGACCAGCAATCCGATTATTACCAGTCGGCGAAGTTTAGGAATGTTTTGAATTTTGTTCAAAAACAAAGTGCGCTTTGTAAAATGAAAGAAAAACAAACCGTAAACGGATTACGTTTATTATTGACTTTTGAAAATGTGAAGTCTATAAAACGTGCCCTGGAATTGATGGAGTTGTTTGAGGAGTAA
- a CDS encoding DUF6169 family protein, whose protein sequence is MLKQYNYTFNSGYYSFFTKRQIEYRVAFYEDFTLASCISDSVELGNVYQITIDKISDQPAQFDVLISETIKSIITVFFENTQNALIYICDDNDNKAFQRFSVFDRWYNKSSMTNNITKINNILEFDLDNETIKLYTSLMFHKENPNSKNIEKAFNNINNTLNGEKP, encoded by the coding sequence TTGTTAAAACAATATAATTATACTTTTAATTCTGGTTATTATAGTTTTTTCACAAAAAGACAAATTGAATACCGAGTTGCTTTCTATGAAGATTTCACATTAGCTTCCTGTATAAGTGACAGTGTAGAGCTTGGAAATGTGTATCAAATTACCATAGATAAAATTAGCGATCAGCCTGCGCAATTTGACGTACTAATTTCTGAGACAATTAAAAGCATTATTACAGTTTTCTTTGAAAATACTCAAAATGCATTAATTTATATTTGTGATGATAATGATAATAAAGCCTTTCAAAGATTTTCTGTTTTTGATAGATGGTATAATAAAAGCTCGATGACTAATAATATTACGAAGATTAATAATATTCTTGAATTTGACTTGGATAATGAAACTATTAAACTCTATACCTCTTTAATGTTTCATAAAGAAAATCCTAACAGTAAGAACATAGAAAAAGCTTTTAATAATATCAACAATACTTTAAATGGAGAAAAACCATAA
- a CDS encoding DUF5683 domain-containing protein has product MQNQFLILFLFLGLTTIFAQEKTQIISKDSIKSEEIDPLRPAKAAFYSAILPGLGQVYNKKYWKIPLVYGAIGTSTYLYIDNQKNYNLYRDEYKSRLEGLPSKNPSLAELDESRLIRIQKGFQRNRDLSALFMVGFYILNIIDANIDAALSQFNVDENLAFKPAVIKNEITSNNNFGVALNYSF; this is encoded by the coding sequence ATGCAGAATCAATTTCTTATTCTATTTTTATTTTTAGGATTAACGACAATCTTCGCTCAAGAAAAAACTCAAATCATTTCAAAAGATTCTATTAAATCAGAAGAGATTGATCCGCTTCGTCCAGCAAAAGCGGCATTTTATTCTGCTATTTTACCAGGTTTAGGTCAGGTTTATAATAAAAAATATTGGAAAATTCCATTAGTGTACGGAGCAATTGGTACAAGTACGTATTTGTACATTGATAATCAAAAGAATTATAATTTGTATCGTGATGAATATAAAAGTAGACTGGAAGGACTTCCGAGTAAAAATCCAAGTTTGGCTGAATTAGACGAAAGCAGATTGATTAGAATTCAAAAAGGATTTCAAAGAAACAGAGATTTATCGGCTTTATTTATGGTTGGCTTTTATATCTTAAATATTATTGATGCCAATATTGATGCCGCTTTATCCCAGTTTAATGTTGACGAAAATTTGGCATTTAAACCTGCTGTCATAAAAAATGAGATCACATCAAACAATAATTTTGGTGTTGCTTTAAATTATTCGTTTTAA